One stretch of Streptomyces sp. R21 DNA includes these proteins:
- a CDS encoding SDR family NAD(P)-dependent oxidoreductase — MTAPAVPAAPSRIAVVTGASSGIGAATARQLAAAGYRVVLTARRKDRIEALAEEINTAGHQAAAYALDITDRTAVDEFASAFKTIGVLVNNAGGALGADTIAAGDPADWRQMYETNVIGTLNVTQALLPALTASGDGTIVVLSSTAGHGTYEGGGGYVAAKHAEHVLAETLRLEIVGTPVRVIEVAPGMVKTDEFALTRFGGDSDKAAKVYAGVAEPLSADDVADTITWAVTRPSHVNIDLLVVRPRAQASNTKVHREL, encoded by the coding sequence ATGACCGCCCCCGCCGTGCCCGCAGCCCCCTCCCGTATCGCCGTCGTCACCGGCGCGAGCAGCGGTATCGGCGCGGCGACGGCCCGGCAGCTCGCCGCGGCCGGGTACCGCGTCGTGCTCACCGCGCGCCGCAAGGACCGCATCGAAGCGCTCGCGGAGGAGATCAACACGGCAGGCCACCAGGCGGCGGCGTACGCCCTCGACATCACGGACCGCACGGCGGTCGACGAGTTCGCGTCGGCGTTCAAGACCATCGGCGTCCTGGTGAACAACGCGGGCGGCGCGCTCGGCGCGGACACGATCGCGGCGGGCGACCCGGCGGACTGGCGCCAGATGTACGAGACGAACGTCATCGGCACCCTGAACGTCACCCAGGCCCTGCTGCCCGCCCTCACCGCGAGCGGCGACGGCACGATCGTCGTCCTCTCCTCCACCGCCGGCCACGGCACGTACGAGGGCGGCGGCGGCTACGTGGCCGCCAAGCACGCCGAACACGTCCTCGCCGAGACGCTGCGCCTGGAGATCGTCGGCACCCCGGTCCGCGTCATCGAGGTCGCGCCCGGCATGGTCAAGACCGACGAGTTCGCGCTGACCCGCTTCGGCGGCGACAGCGACAAGGCGGCGAAGGTGTACGCGGGCGTCGCCGAGCCGCTCTCCGCCGACGACGTCGCCGACACCATCACCTGGGCCGTCACCCGTCCCAGCCACGTCAACATCGACCTCCTCGTCGTCCGCCCCCGCGCCCAGGCGTCGAACACGAAGGTCCACAGGGAACTGTGA
- a CDS encoding YnfA family protein: protein MLIARSVALFVVAALFEIGGAWLVWQGVREHRGWLWIGAGVMALGVYGFVATLQPDAEFGRILAAYGGVFVAGSLAWGMIADGYRPDRWDVTGALICLTGMAVIMYAPRGGN from the coding sequence ATGCTCATCGCCCGCTCCGTCGCCCTCTTCGTCGTCGCCGCGCTCTTCGAGATCGGCGGCGCCTGGCTGGTCTGGCAGGGCGTGCGCGAACACCGGGGCTGGCTCTGGATCGGCGCCGGCGTCATGGCCCTCGGCGTGTACGGCTTCGTCGCCACACTCCAGCCGGACGCCGAGTTCGGCCGCATCCTCGCCGCGTACGGCGGAGTCTTCGTCGCCGGCTCACTCGCCTGGGGCATGATCGCGGACGGCTACCGCCCCGACCGCTGGGACGTCACCGGCGCACTGATCTGCCTCACGGGCATGGCCGTGATCATGTACGCGCCGCGCGGCGGCAACTGA
- a CDS encoding LLM class flavin-dependent oxidoreductase: MQFGIFTVGDVTPDPTTGRTPSEGERIKAMLTIAQKAEEVGLDVFATGEHHNPPFVPSSPTTMLGYIAARTENLILSTSTTLITTNDPVKIAEDFAMLQHVADGRVDLMMGRGNTGPVYPWFGKDIREGINLAVENYALLRRLWDEDVVTWEGKFRTPLQSFTSTPRPLDGVAPFVWHGSIRSPEIAEQAAYYGDGFFHNNIFWPASHTKQMVELYRQRYAHYGHGTPEQAIVGLGGQVFMRKNSQDAVREFRPYFDNAPVYGHGPSLEEFTEQTPLTVGSPQEVIEKTLSFREYAGDYQRQLFLLDHAGLPLKTVLEQLDLLGEEVVPVLREEFAKGRPADVPEAPTHAARVAASQGSSQEVTVA; encoded by the coding sequence ATGCAGTTCGGGATCTTCACCGTCGGTGATGTCACGCCCGACCCGACGACCGGCCGTACGCCGAGCGAGGGTGAGCGCATCAAGGCGATGCTCACCATCGCGCAGAAGGCCGAGGAGGTCGGGCTCGACGTCTTCGCGACCGGCGAGCACCACAACCCGCCGTTCGTCCCGTCCTCGCCGACCACGATGCTCGGCTACATCGCCGCCCGCACCGAGAACCTGATCCTCTCCACCTCCACCACCCTGATCACCACCAACGACCCGGTGAAGATCGCCGAGGACTTCGCGATGCTCCAGCACGTCGCGGACGGGCGGGTCGACCTGATGATGGGGCGCGGCAACACCGGGCCGGTCTACCCCTGGTTCGGCAAGGACATCCGCGAGGGCATCAACCTCGCGGTGGAGAACTACGCGCTGCTGCGCCGCCTGTGGGACGAGGACGTGGTGACGTGGGAGGGCAAGTTCCGTACGCCGCTGCAGTCCTTCACCTCGACGCCGCGTCCGCTGGACGGGGTCGCGCCGTTCGTGTGGCACGGGTCGATCCGCTCGCCCGAGATCGCCGAGCAGGCCGCGTACTACGGCGACGGCTTCTTCCACAACAACATCTTCTGGCCCGCCTCCCACACCAAGCAGATGGTCGAGCTGTACCGGCAGCGCTACGCCCACTACGGGCACGGCACCCCGGAGCAGGCGATCGTCGGGCTCGGCGGCCAGGTGTTCATGCGCAAGAACTCGCAGGACGCCGTACGGGAGTTCCGGCCGTACTTCGACAACGCGCCGGTGTACGGGCACGGTCCGTCGCTGGAGGAGTTCACCGAGCAGACGCCGCTGACCGTGGGCTCGCCGCAGGAAGTGATCGAGAAGACGCTGTCCTTCCGGGAGTACGCCGGTGACTACCAGCGTCAGCTGTTCCTGCTGGACCACGCCGGGCTGCCGCTGAAGACCGTGCTCGAGCAGCTCGACCTGCTCGGCGAGGAGGTCGTGCCGGTCCTGCGCGAGGAGTTCGCCAAGGGGCGCCCGGCGGACGTGCCGGAGGCACCCACTCACGCGGCCCGCGTGGCCGCTTCTCAGGGTTCTTCTCAGGAGGTGACCGTCGCATGA
- a CDS encoding MarR family winged helix-turn-helix transcriptional regulator yields MSGKAGKAGKAGKERERLLDELATVSRRYMASYALFNQAVADRIGLHPTDLQCVNLLGLEDGPVTTGRIAELTGLTTGSATRLVDRLERAGYVVRERDAVDRRRVLVATVPEKIAEFGRMWDRLGGGWFALFDTVDDAELALIIGHMRRTVDFSAAQVARLRGGDLDEPEAP; encoded by the coding sequence ATGTCCGGGAAAGCCGGGAAAGCCGGGAAAGCCGGGAAAGAACGTGAGCGGCTGCTCGACGAGCTGGCGACGGTGTCGCGCCGCTACATGGCCTCGTACGCGCTCTTCAACCAGGCCGTCGCCGACCGCATCGGGCTGCACCCGACGGATCTGCAGTGCGTGAACCTGCTCGGGCTGGAGGACGGGCCGGTGACGACGGGCCGGATCGCGGAGCTGACCGGGCTGACGACGGGGTCGGCGACGCGGCTCGTGGACCGGCTGGAGAGGGCGGGGTACGTCGTCCGGGAGCGGGACGCCGTCGACCGGCGCCGGGTGCTGGTGGCGACCGTGCCGGAGAAGATCGCCGAGTTCGGGCGGATGTGGGACCGGCTGGGCGGCGGCTGGTTCGCGCTCTTCGACACGGTCGACGACGCCGAACTCGCCCTGATCATCGGCCATATGCGCCGCACGGTCGACTTCAGTGCGGCGCAGGTCGCCCGGTTGCGCGGCGGGGATCTGGACGAGCCGGAAGCCCCCTAG
- a CDS encoding NADP-dependent oxidoreductase — protein MRAVTVESFGGPEVLEIAETVVPEPAARQVRIKVAAAALNPVDAGVRSGVFGGAGKRLGLGWDVSGTVDAVGVATGWSVGDEVVALAYGADKSFGTHADYVVVDTDAVAKAPASADAVHAATLPLNALTASQALDLLALEPGQSLLVTGAAGAVGGYAVQLAAHRGISVTAVAREADEALVRSLGAARVVSGAVEPRSVDAVLDAALLGEAALEWVRDGGVFSGVIPGAQPASVRGVRTDAVEVSPDGARLAELVALVDEGVLTLRVAETYALDEAAKAHARLAEGGLRGRLVLVP, from the coding sequence ATGCGTGCTGTGACAGTGGAGTCCTTCGGCGGGCCCGAGGTCCTGGAGATCGCCGAGACCGTGGTGCCGGAGCCGGCCGCCCGGCAGGTCCGGATCAAGGTCGCCGCCGCCGCGCTCAACCCCGTTGACGCGGGCGTGCGTTCGGGAGTCTTCGGGGGTGCGGGCAAGCGGCTCGGGCTGGGCTGGGACGTGTCCGGGACGGTCGACGCCGTGGGCGTGGCGACCGGGTGGAGCGTCGGCGACGAGGTGGTTGCGCTGGCGTACGGCGCGGACAAGTCCTTTGGCACGCACGCCGATTACGTGGTCGTGGACACGGACGCGGTGGCCAAGGCGCCCGCCTCGGCCGACGCCGTGCACGCGGCGACCCTGCCCCTCAACGCGCTCACCGCCTCGCAGGCACTCGACCTGCTGGCCCTGGAGCCGGGCCAGAGCCTGCTGGTGACCGGCGCGGCGGGCGCGGTCGGCGGCTACGCGGTCCAACTCGCCGCCCACCGGGGGATATCCGTGACCGCCGTGGCCCGGGAGGCCGACGAGGCGCTCGTACGGTCGCTGGGGGCGGCCCGCGTCGTATCGGGAGCCGTGGAGCCGCGCAGCGTGGACGCGGTGCTCGACGCGGCGCTTCTCGGCGAGGCGGCGCTGGAGTGGGTACGCGACGGCGGTGTGTTCTCCGGCGTCATCCCGGGAGCGCAGCCGGCGTCCGTGCGGGGTGTGCGCACGGACGCCGTGGAGGTGAGCCCCGACGGGGCGCGCCTGGCGGAGCTGGTGGCGCTGGTCGACGAGGGGGTGCTGACGCTGCGGGTGGCCGAGACGTACGCGCTGGACGAGGCGGCCAAGGCGCACGCCCGGCTGGCGGAGGGCGGTCTGCGGGGGCGTCTGGTGCTCGTCCCCTGA
- a CDS encoding winged helix-turn-helix transcriptional regulator has protein sequence MATTTAAQRREQARIEYDAFIKGCPTNQLLARISDKWVSLVVSALAEGPMRYSDLGRKIAGVSPKMLTQTLRSVERDGLVSRTVTPSVPVRVDYELTPLGTSLTCLLSAVKDWAEGHIEEVNEARDRYDSAAAAS, from the coding sequence ATGGCGACGACGACGGCGGCCCAGCGGCGTGAACAGGCACGCATCGAGTACGACGCGTTCATCAAGGGCTGCCCCACCAACCAGCTCCTCGCCCGCATCAGCGACAAGTGGGTCAGCCTCGTCGTCAGCGCGCTCGCCGAAGGGCCGATGCGCTACAGCGACCTCGGCCGCAAGATCGCCGGAGTCAGCCCCAAGATGCTGACGCAGACGCTGCGTTCGGTGGAGCGCGACGGCCTCGTCTCCCGCACCGTCACCCCGTCGGTGCCGGTCCGCGTCGACTACGAGCTCACCCCGCTCGGCACCAGCCTGACCTGCCTGCTGAGCGCCGTGAAGGACTGGGCGGAGGGGCACATCGAGGAGGTCAACGAGGCACGGGATCGGTACGATTCGGCTGCGGCGGCCTCCTGA
- a CDS encoding MFS transporter: MTQTLHDAKEEQPAPHPGATARRRWAILGVVLAADVLDLLDSTITNIAAPTIAADLGGGTGLIQWLGAAYALSLGVLLVLGGRLGDKYGHRRLFLAGLGGFTAASVACGLAMNPESLVAARLLQGAFGALVIPQGFGILGATWPRDQMSKAFSLFGPVMGLSAVGGPILAGFLIDADIAGLGWRPMFLINLLLGGAALLAAARLLPRDTGDRTVSVDGPGSALLGAAMLGLLSGLIEGSTHGWTTAPVLLIAAGLAFFAAFWHRQRTAENPLIQPSLLRNRGFTSGLALGAVFFAAVAGLLYVVSLFQQQGLGRSPAGAALGLVPLSAGIVVASIACHQLIGRFGRRLVLAGLLITLTGTGYLLALVAISGTDTGSWALVPPLLIVGLGMGTCFGTVYDVAIGDIAPSEAGSAGGSLGAVQQLANAVGAAAVTTVYFKASTPGGGEAHATVLSLTVVAAVALLCLPLVRLLPRKAQEQHH, from the coding sequence GTGACACAGACACTGCACGACGCAAAGGAAGAGCAGCCCGCCCCGCACCCCGGGGCGACCGCCCGGCGCCGCTGGGCGATCCTCGGCGTCGTCCTCGCCGCCGACGTCCTCGACCTCCTCGACTCCACGATCACCAACATCGCCGCCCCCACCATCGCCGCCGACCTCGGCGGCGGCACCGGCCTCATCCAGTGGCTCGGTGCCGCCTACGCCCTGTCCCTCGGCGTGCTTCTCGTCCTCGGCGGGCGGCTCGGCGACAAGTACGGCCACCGCCGCCTCTTCCTCGCCGGACTCGGCGGATTCACCGCGGCCTCGGTCGCCTGCGGCCTCGCCATGAACCCCGAGTCCCTCGTCGCCGCCCGCCTGCTCCAGGGCGCCTTCGGCGCGCTCGTCATCCCGCAGGGCTTCGGCATCCTCGGCGCCACCTGGCCGCGCGACCAGATGAGCAAGGCCTTCAGCCTGTTCGGACCCGTGATGGGGCTCTCCGCCGTCGGCGGCCCGATCCTCGCCGGGTTCCTCATCGACGCCGACATCGCCGGACTCGGCTGGCGTCCGATGTTCCTCATCAACCTGCTCCTCGGCGGCGCCGCCCTCCTCGCCGCCGCCCGGCTCCTCCCCCGCGACACCGGCGACCGCACCGTCAGCGTCGACGGCCCCGGCTCCGCCCTCCTCGGCGCCGCCATGCTCGGCCTGCTCTCCGGCCTCATCGAGGGCTCGACGCACGGCTGGACCACGGCCCCCGTCCTGCTCATCGCCGCCGGACTCGCCTTCTTCGCCGCCTTCTGGCACCGCCAGCGCACCGCCGAGAACCCGCTGATCCAACCCTCCCTGCTGCGCAACCGCGGCTTCACCTCGGGACTCGCCCTCGGCGCCGTCTTCTTCGCCGCCGTCGCCGGACTCCTCTACGTCGTCTCGCTCTTCCAGCAGCAGGGCCTCGGCCGCTCCCCCGCGGGCGCCGCACTCGGCCTCGTCCCGCTGTCCGCCGGCATCGTCGTCGCGTCCATCGCCTGCCACCAGCTCATCGGCAGGTTCGGCCGCCGGCTCGTCCTCGCCGGACTCCTGATCACCCTCACCGGCACCGGCTACCTGCTCGCCCTCGTCGCCATCTCCGGCACAGACACCGGCAGTTGGGCCCTCGTGCCACCACTGCTCATCGTCGGACTCGGCATGGGCACCTGCTTCGGCACCGTGTACGACGTCGCGATCGGCGACATCGCGCCCAGCGAGGCGGGCAGCGCGGGCGGCTCGCTCGGCGCCGTGCAGCAGCTCGCCAACGCGGTCGGCGCCGCCGCCGTCACCACCGTCTACTTCAAGGCATCGACGCCCGGCGGCGGTGAGGCCCACGCCACCGTCCTGAGCCTCACCGTCGTCGCCGCCGTAGCCCTCCTGTGCCTCCCCCTCGTACGACTCCTGCCCCGCAAGGCACAGGAGCAGCACCACTGA
- a CDS encoding ATP-binding protein, whose amino-acid sequence MPPRLSRLRPRVRFSLRRVSSLRTTFTVSFAAVAAAVTVLVGFLSYHAAARLVRVDQQTVFAEVVQDLRDQVRGSALLPEDFASADPDPGHDGPRDDIIRPSRTNVQVLDADGTVDDRGNPGLPVGADDRRIAAARAAGTLVQHKEVQVGDGRYRVATVALGGGRGAVQVAQEFSDTEDLLDELQQRTVLLELAVVIAAGLSGWWLARRITRRLVRLAGAAEDVARTGRLGIQVPVTGYDEVARLGRSFDRMLGRLAQSEEDQRRLVQDAGHELRTPLTSLRTNISMLRRIDELPPAVREELVADLAQESRELTDLVNELVALAAGQSDTEPMQRIDLADVAEDVALLARRRSGREITVRVSGSTTVDGRPGALQRAVSNLVENAVKFDRSGKALVEIAVTGTTTADGGIGNVRVEVLDRGPGIADGDLVRIFDRFYRAADARSLPGSGLGLSIVREVATAHGGAPFAFRRDGGGAVIGFTVGVGGD is encoded by the coding sequence GTGCCGCCTCGGCTCTCCCGCCTCCGCCCGCGGGTGCGGTTCTCGCTGCGGCGGGTGTCGTCCCTGCGGACGACCTTCACCGTGTCGTTCGCCGCCGTGGCCGCCGCCGTCACCGTCCTCGTCGGTTTTCTGAGCTATCACGCCGCCGCCCGGCTCGTCCGGGTCGACCAGCAGACCGTCTTCGCCGAGGTCGTGCAGGACCTGCGCGACCAGGTGCGCGGGAGTGCGCTGCTGCCGGAGGACTTCGCGTCGGCCGATCCCGATCCGGGCCACGACGGGCCGCGCGACGACATCATCCGGCCGAGCCGTACGAACGTGCAGGTGCTCGACGCGGACGGGACGGTCGACGACCGCGGCAACCCCGGCCTGCCCGTCGGCGCGGACGACCGGCGGATCGCCGCCGCCCGGGCCGCGGGCACGCTCGTGCAGCACAAGGAGGTCCAGGTCGGCGACGGACGCTACCGGGTGGCGACGGTCGCGCTCGGCGGAGGCCGGGGTGCGGTGCAGGTGGCGCAGGAGTTCAGCGACACGGAGGACCTGCTCGACGAGCTCCAGCAGCGGACGGTGCTGCTGGAGCTCGCGGTCGTGATCGCCGCCGGGCTCTCCGGCTGGTGGCTGGCCCGCAGGATCACCCGGCGCCTGGTGCGGCTGGCCGGCGCCGCGGAGGACGTGGCGCGCACCGGGCGGCTCGGCATCCAGGTGCCGGTCACCGGGTACGACGAGGTGGCGCGGCTCGGCCGGTCCTTCGACCGGATGCTGGGGCGGCTCGCCCAGTCGGAGGAGGACCAGCGGCGCCTGGTCCAGGACGCGGGACACGAACTCCGTACGCCGCTGACCTCGCTGCGTACGAACATCTCGATGCTGCGCCGTATCGACGAACTGCCGCCCGCCGTCCGGGAGGAGCTGGTCGCCGACCTGGCCCAGGAGTCCCGGGAGCTGACGGACCTCGTCAACGAGCTGGTGGCGCTGGCGGCCGGGCAGTCGGACACGGAACCCATGCAGCGGATCGATCTCGCCGACGTCGCCGAGGACGTCGCGCTGCTCGCCCGCCGTCGCAGCGGCCGTGAGATCACCGTCCGGGTGAGCGGCTCCACGACGGTCGACGGGCGCCCCGGCGCGCTCCAGCGCGCGGTGTCCAACCTCGTGGAGAACGCGGTGAAGTTCGACCGCAGTGGCAAGGCGCTCGTCGAGATCGCCGTCACGGGCACCACCACTGCCGATGGTGGCATCGGGAACGTCCGCGTCGAGGTGCTCGATCGCGGTCCCGGTATCGCCGACGGTGATCTCGTCCGGATCTTCGACCGGTTCTACCGAGCCGCCGACGCCCGCAGCCTGCCGGGCTCGGGTCTTGGCCTGTCCATCGTCCGCGAGGTGGCCACGGCCCACGGCGGGGCGCCGTTCGCCTTCCGGCGGGACGGGGGCGGCGCGGTCATCGGCTTCACGGTGGGCGTCGGCGGCGACTGA
- a CDS encoding HAD family hydrolase, with the protein MTSESVRPGVAKCVLFDVDGTLIDAVDNQRRVWRMWAERYGLDPDEVHRVALRTRPLETFAAVAPDRDPHTCLALLHELEDEDVRTGVYAAFDGASELLGALPAGAWALVTSNYGHRVRGRFARTGLPVPQVVVDAASVDEGKPSPVPYLLAAGRLGVAPEDCLVVEDAPSGVLSGLRAGMTVWGVNAPAAVDGVHRHFGSLREAVGDILAFAR; encoded by the coding sequence GTGACGAGCGAATCTGTTCGGCCCGGTGTCGCGAAGTGCGTCCTGTTCGATGTCGACGGCACGTTGATCGACGCGGTGGACAACCAGCGTCGCGTGTGGCGCATGTGGGCCGAGCGCTACGGGCTCGACCCCGACGAGGTTCACCGGGTGGCGCTGCGCACGCGGCCCTTGGAGACCTTCGCGGCTGTCGCGCCGGACCGGGATCCGCACACGTGCCTGGCCCTGCTGCACGAGCTGGAGGACGAGGACGTACGGACCGGCGTGTACGCGGCCTTCGACGGGGCGTCGGAGCTGCTGGGCGCGCTGCCCGCCGGGGCCTGGGCGCTGGTGACCTCGAACTACGGGCACCGGGTGCGGGGGCGGTTCGCCCGGACCGGGCTGCCGGTTCCGCAGGTCGTCGTGGACGCGGCCTCGGTCGACGAGGGCAAGCCGTCGCCGGTTCCTTATCTGCTGGCTGCCGGGCGGCTCGGGGTCGCGCCGGAGGACTGCCTGGTCGTCGAGGACGCGCCGTCCGGGGTGCTGTCGGGGCTGCGGGCCGGGATGACGGTGTGGGGCGTCAACGCCCCGGCCGCGGTGGACGGCGTACACCGGCACTTCGGGAGTCTGCGCGAGGCGGTCGGCGACATCCTGGCCTTCGCGCGCTGA
- a CDS encoding CE1759 family FMN reductase codes for MKLVVVSAGLSVPSSTRLLADRLAAATVRHADTEVEVQVVELRDLATDIAHHMVAGFPAARLAGALDAVAAADGLIAVTPVFSGSYSGLFKSFFDVIDKDSLTGKPVLVGATGGTARHSLVTEHALRPLFSYLRALVLPTAVYAASEDWGDEGLEGRIERAGAELARFMGAGGRTEAVVPDTDTTAAIAPRSLKGAVTSVDAFQVVPFEQQLAALRPA; via the coding sequence ATGAAGCTCGTCGTCGTCTCGGCGGGACTGAGTGTTCCGTCGTCGACCCGGCTGCTGGCCGACCGGCTCGCCGCGGCGACCGTCCGCCACGCGGACACCGAGGTGGAGGTCCAGGTCGTCGAACTGCGCGACCTGGCCACCGACATCGCGCACCACATGGTCGCCGGGTTCCCGGCGGCCCGGCTGGCCGGCGCGCTCGACGCGGTGGCCGCGGCGGACGGCCTGATCGCGGTCACCCCGGTGTTCTCGGGGTCCTACAGCGGGCTCTTCAAGTCCTTCTTCGACGTGATCGACAAGGACTCCCTGACCGGGAAGCCGGTGCTCGTCGGTGCGACCGGAGGAACGGCCCGGCACTCCCTCGTCACCGAGCACGCGCTGCGCCCGCTCTTCTCCTACCTGCGGGCCCTGGTCCTGCCGACCGCCGTGTACGCGGCGTCGGAGGACTGGGGCGACGAGGGTCTTGAGGGGCGCATCGAGCGGGCCGGGGCGGAGCTGGCCCGGTTCATGGGCGCCGGGGGCCGTACCGAAGCGGTCGTGCCCGACACCGACACCACCGCGGCGATCGCGCCCCGCTCCCTGAAAGGTGCGGTCACCTCGGTGGACGCGTTCCAGGTCGTACCGTTCGAGCAGCAGCTCGCGGCGCTGCGGCCGGCGTAG
- a CDS encoding DUF6597 domain-containing transcriptional factor yields MAAPRRDTRGIVDPSELLARVRFRRHEPAEPLRRHVETYWFIDWDLSEPYASHIVPHPSVNVTFQWDEDEGPPYGEVTGVALGLFTRKLTGRGRVCGAKFWPGGFRPYVPEVPVSRWTGCALPVQEVFAPTAFASTAVGEGPENTGPENTARSVVSPADDAARVAALDTFLLSLAPAPDPQADLAMGLVDRIRADRTVRRVADFARTEGLSMRALQRLFSAYVGVSPKWVILRYRIHEALELASTRQDVDWPTLAADLGYADQAHLVRDFTATVGVPPTAYQSSPSGA; encoded by the coding sequence ATGGCCGCACCCCGTCGCGACACCCGCGGGATCGTCGACCCGTCCGAGCTGCTGGCCCGGGTGCGATTCCGCCGCCACGAGCCCGCAGAGCCGCTGCGCCGGCACGTCGAGACGTACTGGTTCATCGACTGGGACCTGTCCGAGCCGTACGCCTCCCACATCGTTCCGCACCCGTCCGTCAATGTGACCTTCCAGTGGGACGAGGACGAGGGCCCGCCCTACGGCGAGGTCACCGGCGTCGCCCTCGGCCTCTTCACCCGGAAGCTGACCGGGCGGGGCCGGGTGTGCGGGGCGAAGTTCTGGCCGGGCGGCTTCCGGCCGTACGTGCCCGAGGTGCCGGTGTCGCGGTGGACGGGCTGCGCGCTGCCCGTGCAGGAGGTGTTCGCGCCGACCGCGTTCGCCTCGACCGCCGTGGGCGAGGGCCCCGAGAACACAGGCCCCGAGAACACGGCCCGCTCGGTCGTGAGCCCCGCCGACGACGCGGCCCGGGTCGCCGCGCTCGACACCTTCCTGCTCTCCCTCGCCCCGGCTCCCGACCCGCAGGCCGACCTCGCCATGGGCCTCGTCGACCGCATCCGCGCCGACCGCACCGTGCGCCGCGTCGCCGACTTCGCCCGCACGGAGGGCCTCTCGATGCGGGCGCTCCAACGGCTCTTCTCCGCGTACGTCGGCGTCAGCCCGAAGTGGGTCATCCTCCGCTACCGCATCCACGAGGCCCTGGAACTCGCCTCCACCCGACAGGACGTCGACTGGCCGACCCTGGCCGCCGACCTCGGCTACGCCGACCAGGCCCACCTGGTACGGGACTTCACGGCAACGGTGGGCGTCCCACCCACGGCGTACCAGTCCAGCCCGTCCGGCGCTTGA
- a CDS encoding response regulator transcription factor: MPNLLLAEDDRAIRHALERALTLEGYEVTAVADGVEALAQAHRTPPDVLVLDVMMPGIDGLQVCRVLRAEGDRTPILMLTALVETADRIAGLDAGADDYVVKPFDVEEVFARLRALLRRTSAENSAPVDVPAAKESPGQVSVAGLRMDVAARRAWRGTRELELTRTEFELLELLVRNSGIVLDHATIYDRIWGYDFGPGSKNLAVYVGYLRRKLDEPGAPALIHTVRGVGYVLRED, encoded by the coding sequence GTGCCCAATCTGCTGCTCGCCGAGGACGATCGTGCCATCCGTCATGCGCTGGAACGTGCGCTGACGCTGGAGGGCTACGAGGTGACCGCGGTCGCCGATGGCGTCGAGGCGCTGGCGCAGGCCCATCGGACGCCACCCGACGTGCTGGTTCTGGACGTGATGATGCCCGGCATCGACGGCCTGCAGGTCTGCCGGGTGCTGCGTGCCGAGGGTGACCGCACGCCGATCCTGATGCTGACCGCGCTCGTGGAGACCGCCGACCGGATCGCGGGTCTCGACGCGGGCGCCGACGACTACGTGGTCAAGCCGTTCGACGTCGAGGAGGTCTTCGCGCGGCTGCGCGCCCTGCTGCGGCGCACGTCCGCGGAGAACAGCGCCCCCGTCGACGTACCGGCGGCGAAGGAGTCGCCCGGCCAGGTCTCGGTCGCCGGGCTGCGGATGGACGTGGCGGCCCGCCGCGCCTGGCGCGGGACCCGCGAGCTGGAGCTGACCCGCACCGAGTTCGAGCTGCTCGAACTGCTCGTGCGCAACTCCGGCATCGTCCTCGACCACGCCACGATCTACGACCGTATCTGGGGCTACGACTTCGGCCCGGGCTCGAAGAACCTGGCCGTCTACGTGGGCTACCTGCGGCGCAAGCTCGACGAACCGGGCGCGCCGGCGCTGATCCACACCGTGCGGGGCGTGGGGTACGTGCTGAGGGAGGACTGA
- a CDS encoding aminoacyl-tRNA deacylase: MNDPAPIGPPEVLAALGASFRLHEHPDVASPVEVCAALGVPLERTVKTLAFVTPEDRLLLAALPGHARLRYGALARAAGVRRGDLSPADAGRLARAGMRPGGVCPVSADRAAVVVFDESVGSLGRVHCGSGRPDSSIEIEVAELIAAVPTAATAPIADLPADEPACRAVE; this comes from the coding sequence GTGAACGATCCCGCCCCCATCGGTCCGCCGGAGGTCCTCGCGGCGCTCGGCGCGTCCTTCCGGCTGCATGAGCACCCCGACGTGGCCAGTCCTGTGGAGGTGTGCGCCGCGCTGGGCGTTCCGCTGGAGCGGACCGTCAAGACCCTGGCGTTCGTCACCCCCGAGGACCGTCTCCTGCTGGCGGCGCTGCCCGGCCACGCACGACTGCGGTACGGCGCCCTCGCCCGCGCGGCCGGGGTCCGCCGAGGCGATCTGTCTCCCGCCGACGCCGGGCGGCTGGCGCGGGCGGGGATGCGGCCGGGCGGGGTGTGCCCGGTGTCCGCGGACCGGGCCGCGGTGGTGGTCTTCGACGAGTCCGTCGGCAGCCTGGGGCGTGTGCACTGCGGCAGCGGCCGGCCCGACAGCAGCATCGAGATCGAGGTGGCGGAGCTGATCGCCGCCGTTCCGACAGCCGCTACGGCACCGATCGCCGACCTCCCGGCGGACGAGCCGGCATGCCGGGCGGTGGAGTGA